Part of the Caulifigura coniformis genome, AGCAGCACGTCGATCAGACCGCCGCCCAGATCATGACGGTCCGTGGCCTGCGCCTGGACATCTACGTCACTGATGAACTCCGCGCCGCCCTGACGCTCGATTTCAAGGAGCCGGTCGGGAACGACCCCAACCTCATGAAGGGCATCCTGCTCGAAGCGATGGATGACATGGGCGTGGGCCTCGACAGCTTCCACGACAGCCAGGCCGTCGCGGACGGCAATGCCGTGCGGATCGCCGCGGCTTTCTCGGCCGAAGACCTCCGGCGGGTGATGACGCTCGTCCTCACTCCGCATCCGGTCCAGGCCCCGCCGTCGACTCCCGTCGCACCGCCCCCGGCGACGGTCAAGACGCCGCCTCCGGCGAGCTCGCCCCCGAGCCCGAACGTCGTTGCCCCCCGCCCGGCGCCGCGCGTGACCACCGACAACAACGCGAAGTACTTCCGCGCGATCGACCAGATCCTCAAGGACCTGACACGGGCCAATCGAAATGCGAATGACTACGCCCGCACCGCCACCTGGCACGACCGGTTTGCCGACAAGATTGCGAACCTCTCGACGATGGCCGTCGATCCGGACCTCATCTCCTATGGAAGCTCGGTCGCCTCAAAGCTGCGATCGCTGGGAGCTTCGCTCCGTGGCGTCGCCGTCGACGTGAATACACTCAACAACGCCGTTGTCTACAACACTAAGGTCAATCCGGGATGGGAGCAGGTCGGCTGGTGGACCTACGGCTATCAGCCCGCCACCTGGGAAACCACGTCCAACCTCGCCACGATCCGCGAACAGCAGGCCGCCGCGATCTCGGCCGGAGCCAAGGACCGCGATTCGATCTGGCAGATGATTAATGACGAGCGCCAGCGAACGATGGACCTGATGACGCGGAAATACGGGTCAACATTCGCGGAGGGGATCCGCGGGAAGTAACCGGGAATGCGCAATGCGAATCTGCCTTGCCTCAGCTTTGTTTCATATACTGGCCGGTTGCAGTTCGCAGACAACGGCGCCTGCATCGTCGCAAACAGCGACTCCCAAACCTCCAGCCGAGTACGAGATCAGCTATGGCGATGGGCTGCTCGCTACAGGCATCGTCGTCGAGGATGACGTCTCAGAGATCGAGGAATACACCTCGGGCAAGCTGACGTTTCTAACGTCGACGTTTCACGTGACTGGCCCTCGAAATGCTCAGAATATCGCGTACGTCACCTCACATGAGACTCCATCGCCAGGCATTGATGTCGCGTTGATCGAACAGTCGACACCGCGCGCAGCGGCCGTCGTCTTCAATTCTCCGGTCATCTACAAGCTCGCAATCGTCGACTGGACCGCCGAGCGGTTTAAAGAAATGCCCGCAGATGCGTGTCAGGGCGTTCGATTCCTCAAGCTCAAGAACTGCGAGCTAGACGAGTCGACGCTTCAGAAAAGTGCGACACTCCCTCGCCTTGAAGGTCTCTGGCTGACGCTCTGCAAAGTGCCGGGCGGAAAGCTCGGCCCCATCGTCAAGGGTCTCCAGAACCGGCTGACGATCCTGTCGCTGTTTCATTCTGGCTTTGAGGACGACGCTTCCGCTTCAGTGAATGAACTTCAGAAGCTGCAAGTCCTAGGCGTTTCGGAATCCGGGATTACCGATCGATTTTTTGAACGGCTCCAGATACCCGTTTTGAAGTACCTGGAAGTGGGTTACGGGGGGCCGCCAAGCCCATCCGTGGAGAGGGAATTGCGTCGTCGCATTCCCACGATCGAGGAAGTGGCTCACGCACAGTAGTTCGTCATTCCTTACTTGATTCGCATCACTGCTGCTCAGCTCATCAATCAATGAACGTTGACTCTGATCTCGCTCCTCAATCAGTCCTTCCCGCTATCCGGCGCATGTGGGCGCGCTCGGCCGAAGTGCTGACGGCTCTTGAGAACTCCTGGAAGCCTGGCGACGGCTCGCCCGTCTTTACCGTCGACGGCCAATACACCTCGCGCGGCTGGACGGAGTGGACCCAGGGGTTCCAGTTCGGATCGCTGCTCCTGCAGTTCGACGCGACGGGCGAACGATCGTTCTTCGATCTCGGCCTGAAACGCACCATCGACTTCATGGCGCCGCATGTCTCCCACATCGGCGTCCACGACCACGGGTTCAACAACGTCAGCACGTACGGCAACATCCGTCGGCTCATGCTCGAAGGCCGAGTCGATCGCGATGCGCACCTGCTCGATTTCTGTGAGCTGGCGCTCAAGACGAGCGGCGCGGTGCAGGCGGCTCGTTGGTCGCGCACTGTCGACGGCCACGGCTATCTCTACTCGTTCAATGGTCCGCACTCGCTGTTCTGCGACACGATCCGTTCGCTGCGGGCCCTCGCCATGGGGCACAAGCTCGGCCATCGCCTCATGGGCGAAAACGACGAGCCGATCTCGCTGCTCAGGCGACTCGTGCTGCACGGCCGCGCGACGGCGATCTATTCCGTTTTCTATGGCGACGGACGCGACATCTACGACGTCCGCGGCCGCGTCGCCCATGAGAGCCTGTTCAATACCAACGACGGCCACTACCGCTGCCCGTCGACCCAGCAGGGCTACAGCCCGTTCAGCACGTGGACCCGCGGGCTGGCGTGGATCATGCTCGGCTATGCCGAGCAGCTGGAGTTCCTGGAAACGGTGAACGACGTCGAACTGGAGCCGCTGGGAGGCCGCTCGGAAATCGAAGACTTTTTCTTCCGGGCCGGACAGGCCGCGTGCGATTTCTATCTCGAGAACACGGCCCTCGATGGCATTCCCTACTGGGACACCGGCGCCCCGGGCCTCGCGCAGCTGGGCGACTGGCGGTCGAGGCCGGCCGAGCCGTTCAATCAACACGAACCCGTCGACAGCTCGGCCGCGGCCATCGGATGCCAGGGACTGATCCGGCTCGGAAACTGGATGGAAGCCCGCGGAGACCTGTCAGGCCGGCGGTACGTCCAGGCCGGCCTCACGACGCTGAAGACGCTGCTCAGCGAATCCTACCTGAGCAGCGGCGCCCATCAGGGCCTCCTTGTCCATAGCGTGTATCACCGGCCGCGGGGATGGGACTACATTCCCCCCGGCCAGTCCGTCCCCTGCGGCGAATCGAGCCAGTGGGGCGACTATCACCTGCGTGAAGCCGCATTAACGGTTCAGCGGATTGCGGAAGGAAAAGCGGAGTACAGGTTCGACGGACCGGTCGCCTGACAACGGCCTCAGCGCGAGGGGACACATGTCGGTCGCGTCAATCGTCCGCCGCGTGTGGAAACACAGGATCCCGATCGGCGCGATTTGCATCGTGCTCGCCTGCGCCGCTGTCTGCTACTGGCGGATGCCCGTGTCGGGGACGACCGCGGACGGAACGACCACGGTCGTCCTGCTGCATGCCGGAACCGGCGCCTTCAGCTACGAGTCCGACAACGTCCTTCTCACGTTCCTTCGGCGAAACCTTCCCTGGCTGGTCGGGCGCTACCTGCCGGACTGGATCTCCCTCAAGCGGTGTCCGCCGCGGAACCTCGCCGGACGACACAAGCTGCAGTTCCTGTTCTCCGATCATGAAGACCTGGGAACCGGACCGGCCAGGGGACGCGGCCTCAGGCCCCGAATGGAGTTCATCGACTCGACCGGCTACGTCTTTCGTCCGCCGGCAGATTCGAGATCCCATCGAATGCACGGCTATCTGTACCTGGGCTACGACGCCTGGCCGCGGCACGATCCCGTTGTCCATTGTCGCCTCGTGAACAACATCAACGGCGAGGTCGTCCTGAAGTTCAACATGAAGAATCCGGACTATCAGCCTGACTCCCCGGTCTGGTCCCCCGGTCCTCTCCCCGCGACCGCGCGGGACGACGAACTGGCGGTCACACTGCGCGGCATCACGATCGACGATCTCGGGCAGGCGACGCCCGAACTGACGATTGAACCACTCCTTCCTTCCGACCGCCCGTGGAAGACGACAGCCTGGTTCGAGGATGCCACAGGGAACTCGGGACCGGGGTTGTGTCCGATGGAGTCCGCCTGGCGACTTCGCGTCGATGCTCAGCAGGGGACCGCGACGCCGCATGGCTTCGAGTTCTTCGTCGCGCCTCCGCTGGAACTGAGGAAACGGGCCGAATCCGTACTGGGGCGTTCGACGAAAACACCCCGGCCGCCGGAAAGCAGCCAGGGTGCTGGAAACTCGAAAGTGGGAGTCCGAACGGATCAGTCCGCGTCGTAGGAGACGTTGAAGCTGATCGTCGGAACTTTGGGATGGTTGGTCGTGATCGTGACGGGAATGGCGTTGTCCGTGTTGTGGACGCCAATCGGGCTGTTGGGAATGAACTTCACCGTCAGGAAGTAGCGTTCATTCGTCTTCACAGGCCATTTCTCGTCCCTCTCCAGCGCGACCTGGATCGGGCCATCAACTTTCACGTCGGTGATCTCGAGGGGTTTCTCACCCCGGTCGGTCAGCAGCATCGTGAACTTCTTTTCCGTTCCCTTGGCGGCGCGGAAGTGGCCGAGCTGCACAAGCTGTTTCTCGGCATACCAGCCCGGCCCGATGATGCTGACCGGGCCGATCCGATTGCCGGTCACCGGCCAGATGATCTGCGTGTTGGTCGCGGAGTTGACCGTCACCGTCACGGTTTCCCGGACCAGCGAGATCTCTTCGCTCGGAGGAAGCGTCAGCGTGAAGTTGTACCCCACCTTCGCCTCCTTCTCCTTCAGCTTCGCCTCGTCGGCCGGCGTGTACTCGATCTTCAGGAGGTTGTTCACCTGATCGACGCGTTCGATTTTCAGGTCGTCACGCGTCCGTGAACCGATGAACCCGGTGACCGTCCTCGCCTCCCCCTGTTTAAGCTGATCGAGACTGAAGCCGTCGACCGGCTCCCAGAAGTCGTCGCTGACGACATCGCCGAAAATCTGCAGGCTCAGCCGCGGATTGGCCGGATCGTTCGTCCAGATCGTCGCCTCCTTCTCGAACCCCGCCTGGACGGCCAGCGGCTTCCATTCGAGCACGATCTCCGCCTGCCCGCCGGGGGGAATCTCCTTGTCCTTGAGGGCGGGCATTGTGCACTTGCACTGCAACGGGCCCTTTTCCAGCTTCAGCGGAGCATCCCCTTCGTTCTTCACGACGAACGGATGCGACTTCGTAGCGCCGAGCGCCATCGAGCCAAACTCGAAACGCTCCTGCACCAGCACCGCCTTGGGATACGGGCCCGGCTTCTTCAGATCGAACGGATTCGACTGGTAGCTGACGTCTTCGGCAGGCTTCTCCTCGGGCGTTCCTTCAGGCTTCTCCTCGCCCCCTTCCTCGAGTTTCGTCTCGGTCTCGGTCGGTGTTTCAACGGGAGGCGGGGGGGGCTCGACGGCGACCTCGTTCAGGGCATTCGTCGGCGCGGTGAGCTTCGAGACGACGAACAGCGCCAGGCCGATGGTGATAATCGCGCCGATCACAGCGATGGGCTTCATGGAAAACTCCGAGGTCGCACACTGACAAAGTGGGGCGCGCAGGGCGCAATGAATACCCCCAATTGTTGTGCCATTCCGAACCCGGCGTCAACACGCGCCCGCGGCGCGTCACCCCCCCGGAACCGTCGACTGGCCGGCCGCTGCGAATCTTCGATACAGGTCGGCGTACCGGCCTCCGGAGGCCAGCAGCTCGGGGTGCGTTCCCCGCTCGATGATCCGGCCATCCTCCAGCACGAGAACAACGTCGGCATCCCGAATCGTGCTCAGCCGATGGGCGACGATGAAACTCGTTCGCCCCGCAATCAACACCCGCAAAGCCGCCTGCAGCTGGGCCTCCGTGGCGCTGTCGATGCTGCTCGTCGCTTCATCCAGGATCAGGATGCGCGGATCGGCGATGAGCGCCCGTGCAAAGCAGATGAGCTGACGCTGGCCCAGAGACAGCGAGCCCCCCCGCTCGCCGACCGGCGTGTCCAGCCCGAGCGGCAGACTCTTCAGCAGCTCCTCGCACCGCAGTCGCTCGAACACTTCCCTGATCGCGGCTTCGGTCGCTCCCGGACGCCCCATCCGCACGTTGTCGGCCACCGTCCCCGAAAACAGGAAATTCTGCTGCAGCACGATGCCCAGCTTGTGGTGCAGGCTGGTCGTGTCGATCGACAGAACGTCCTGTCCGTCGATCAGCACCCGCCCCTGCGTCGGCAGGTAGAACTTCGACACCAGGTTGATGATGGACGTCTTGCCGCTCCCCGTATGCCCCACGAGCGCGATCGATTCCCCGGGCCGGACGGAAAACGAAATGTCGTGCAGCACCGGTCGGCCGGGAACGTATTCGAACGTCACGTTCTGAAACTCGACCGCACCCGCCAGGTGAACGAGCGGCCTGGCGTCGGGCGGATCGCTCCAGGCAGGCTCCTGGTCGAGCAGCGAGAACAATCGCTCCGCGCCGGCCATCGCCGTCATCGCCTGGTTGTACTGGTTGCCGATGACCGAGATCGGCGAGAAGAACAGGCCCGCCATAAAGAAGAAGCCGATGAGGTCGCCCACGTCCGAAGCGCGGCCCGCCACCTTCGGAGGCAGACGTTCCGCAGAGAAGCCTTCCACCACCGAACCGGCCGGAGGAGCCGCCGACGCGCTGTCCGGCGATGACAGGACGCGCAGTCCGCCGACGAGCAGCAGGATCGCCAGGAACACCTGGCTGTTCAGCTCCAGCAGCGGCAGGAACAGACCATGCGTGCGCAGCACCACGGTATTGTATCGCGAATGATCCTCGGCGAGTTCCGCGAACCCTCGCGAGTTCTCTTCCTGCCGCACGAACGCCTGGGTGACGCGAATCCCCACTACCGCCTCCGCCAGCGTGGACGTCACCCGGCTGAACGACTCCCGCATGTTCCGCAGCGCCGAGCTGAGACGGCGATGGAACCGGCGGTTGATGAACCAGATGACCGGCGCAAGACCGAGAACGATGAGGAAGAGTGTCCAGTCGTAGTAAAGCATTGCCGCGCCGGCCACGAGCATCTGCCCCGCCTGCACCAGCGTGACGAACAGCACTTCCTGCACGCCGCTCCGCAGGTCTTCCATGTCGGACGTCATCCGGCTGATGACCCGGCCTACCTTCGTGCCGTGGTACCAGCTCATCGGCATCCGCTGCAGCTTCGCAAACAGGGCGTTCCGCAGGTCGCCGACGACAGACTCGCCCAGCTCCAGCGCCCACCTCTGGCGGAAGTGCATCACGACCTGCGTGAACAATGCCAGCAAGGCAAAGAGAATCGCCCCGTTGAGCACGCCCTGCATGTCGCGTTCGCGGACAGGCCCGTTGATGACCGCGGCGACCACCCACGTCAGCGCGGGGAGCTGGAAGGAGCGGAGCAACACGGTCAGCAGGAGACCGTTGCGAAGCCGCGCGTACGGCTTCGTGTGCCGGACAAGCCGGGCGATCAGCCGGAAGTCGAGCGGTCGTTGTCGAGGCTCGTCCTCACGCTCGACGTGACTCGTCAGCGAGCGGCGGAGAGGAGCAACTGGAGCGGGCACGTGGGAACGGCGACGGGCGCCGCGATGGCAAGAGGCGGGTGGAAAGCGGCGTCAGGGTAACGAAAAGCCCGGCTTCTCAGAAGAAGCCGGGCTTTTTGACGTGCACTCGGTCACGCAGGCCGGCGGCCGCCGCCTGTCCGCTGAGGCTATGCTTCTTCCAGCCCCCGCATGGTGCCGGTTGAGCTGGCGAACCGGTCGGCCTCCAGCCCCATCCGCTGCAGCATGCTGACGAACAAGTTCGGCAGCGGGTAGTTCCGTTCCGTGTCGAACGCGAGGTGCTGACCGTGACGGAATCCGCCGCCGGCGAGAAGGACCGGCATGTTCGTCGTGACGTGAGTCGACGCGTTCCCGAGGTTCGACCCGTACAGCACCATCGTCCGGTCGAGCAGGGCCAGGCCGTTCTCTTTCGTTTCCTTCAGCCCGTCGAACATGCCCCCCAGGAGCTTCATGTGCCATTCGTCGATGGCCTTGAGCTGCTTCAGTTTCGCCTCGTTTCGGCCATGGTGCGACAGGTTGTGGTACCCGTCCGTGATCTCCGCGTCTTCGAGCTCCAGGGCAGGGGAGTTGACGCTGTCGAGCATCAGCGTCACGCAGCGCGTCGAATCGCTTTCAAATGCGAGTCGCGCCATGTCGTACATCAGCTTCGTCTTCGCCATGTACTCGGCTGGAGAAACGACATCGACCGGCGCCGGACCGGGAGCGGCAGGCTTCGGCTTCGTTTCCCATTCCTTGCTGACGGCCAGCCGGTGCTCGAGATCGCGGACGGAGCCGAAATACTGGTCGAGCCGGTCCCGGTCGCGCTGCGGAAGCGTGCGTTGCAGATCCTTCGCCTGTCCCGCAACTGCATCCAGGATGCTCTGGCCGCGTTCCAGCTTCTTGACCTGGGCATTCACCTGCTCCGCCGAACCCTGGGTGAACATCGCCTTGTAGATGGCCGACGGCTTCTCCTCGCACGGGATCAGAACCCCCGAACCGGTCCACGACAGGCTCCTCAGCCCGCCCGAAGTGTTCACGCCGAGCGTCAGCGACGGAAACCGCGTCTGAACCCCGATCTGCTCCGCGATGTACTGGTCGAGCGAGATCGTGTTGCGGAACCCGCCGCTGGAAGGATGGGGAGCCGCCGTCAGGAAGCAGATGTCGGCCGGATGCCCCCCGTCGACGTCCGGATGCGAAACCCCTGAGAACACCGTGAAATCATTCCGGTGACGCTCGAGCAGCTTCAGGTACGTTGAGAGCTCGTAGTCCTTCCCCGTCCCCTGCGTCGGGAAGAAATGTTCCGGCAGCACCCCCAGGTTGTTGCAGATCCCCAGGAACCGCCGCGGCGTCGCCGCCTCTGCCGCTCGTGCGAGCGCCGGCGTCATCGATTCCAGCATCGGCAGCGCCAGGGCGACTCCCGCCGCCTTCAGGAACGTGCGACGCGGCAGGGCAGCTTTCGTGATCGGATTCATGGTCGCCTCGGAAAGGTCTCTCGGTCACTCACGAACAGCCGGCATCGCTTCACCAGTCGCCGGTCTCACTCACTTCTCTCGAAACAGCGAACTCTGCACCAGGGCATGGATGACATCGGCTGTGCGATATCCATTCGCTTGAGTCTGATCGAGGATCGTTTCCACAACCGCCCGATCGCTGAATCGGATCGGCGCACCAGTCGCATAAACGGCCAGTTGGTTCACGAGGTTCCTCGCCAGCTGGCGTTCATCCGCCAGCAGCAGCATCTTGAATTCCTGGATATCTCGAAACGCCTCTCCGCCGGCGAGCTGTCCGCTCGAATCGACCGGCAGGCCCTCCTGAAACTGAAAGGCCTGTCCGCTCTTCGCGAACCCTGCGACCCGGTCTTCCTTCTTCGCCGCCTGCGCCCGGTACTTCGTACGAAAACCTCCGGCCACGTCGAAGCTCTCCAGGGCAAATCCCGGCGGATCGATGTCCTTGTGACACGCCGCGCACGACGCCTGGTCGCGGTGCTTCGCCAGCTGCTCGCGGATCGTCGTCGCTCCGCGCAGATCGGGCTCCACAGCAGGAACCGCCGGCGGCTTCGCCGGAGGCTTCCCCAGGATTCGCGACATCACCCACGCACCGCGAACGACCGGCGACGTCGAGGTCCCGTTTGCCGTCACGGTCAGGATGCTGGCCTGCGTCAGCAGTCCGCCGCGCAGGCAACCCTCCGGCAGCGTCACCTTTCGGAACTCGCATCCTTCCATCGGTTCGAGTCCGTAGTGCTTTGCGAGTCGCTCGTTGACGAACGTGAAGTCGGATGCCGCGACCGTGCGGGCCGGAAGGTTCGCCTTGAGCATCTCCCCGAAAAACAGCCGTGTCTCTTCGAGCGCCGAATCCGTCAGCCAGTCGTCGAGGTAATAGTCGCCATACAGCGCGCCGTCCGGGTTGTTGTCGAGGATCTTCCGCAGGTCGAGCCAGTAGTCCAGGTACGACTCGACGAACCTCCGGCTGCGGGCGTCACCGATCAGCCTCTTCGTCTGGGCACGCAGCGTCGACGCGTTCCGCAGCTCGCCCCGTTCGGCCAGTTCGCGGAGCTCGTGGTCCGGCTCCGTGTTCCACAGGAAGTACGACAGCCGCGACGCCAGCGCGAAGTCATCGAGTTTCCCCGGCTCCGCGTGGCACGTCGTGAACTCCGGTGAACACAGGATCGCCGTGTAACCCGCGATCATCGCATCCTTGAACGACGCCCCTTCGCTCAACTGCCGCTCGATCACGGGGAGAAACCGCAGCTTCTCCTCCTCCGCAACTGGACGCCGATAAGCCCGCTCCGCGAACCGCGCCAGCAGCCGCCGCGAGTCCCCCGCCTCGTCCTTCGAAACAACCGTCACCGACTTGCCCGACTTCGACACCGGCAGGTCGCCAAACAGCAGCTGATGACCGCGCGGTGGCCACGTCTCGTTGAGCGGCCCTTCCACTTCCAGCCAGCGATAACAAACGCCCGGCTGGCCATCCTGCTCCGCCAGCGGGTTCTGCCACCGCCCTTCGCCGGGCCGGGAACGAAACAGCCGCGAGGCGTCCGGACGGATCGTTTCGCCAGCCAGCAGGTCCACTTCCATCTCGTGAACGGCCGGCTCCGGCGTGATGTCGAAGTCGCCCAGCCGCCGCAGTTGCCGCGGCGGCATCTCGGAGTAGATCGTCACCGGCTCCGAGCGCCGGCCTTTCTCAACATGGTCGAGGTCCGGGACGAACCACTTCGGATACGTCTTCTTGGGATCCTTCAGGTTGGCGTTCGCGCCGTTCGGGCCGACCCAGACGGAATGCGCCATGAACCGCAGCTTGTAACGCCCCGAAACCGGGGCATCGAACCGGTTGAACTTCGGCTCGACCGGCTCGTAAGCACCGTGAACCAGTCCGACTCCCTCCAGTTCCCGAACCGCCGGGTCTTTCTCCCCGACCGTGGCCGGCGCGTCACCACGCCGGACGTCCGGCTGCCCTTCGAATCCCAGCACGGGAAACGTCGCCCGTTCCGGGGCCGTATTGAACTGCGTGAAGTTGAACTTCCGGGCAAACGAACTCTGGTCCCGCGCGTAGTAACGCTTCACCGTCGGTGCCGGCTTCTCCAGCGAACTGACGACGACCGCGTTCAGCGCGAGGTCGGCCGCTTCCAGGTACCGCGCCATCTGGACGTGCGACACATCCAACGCATCTCCGATTCGGTTGTATCCATGAGCGATCGCATCCTCCGGCAGCACGGTCCGGATCTGCAGCCACGGTGCATCCAGCAGGTCGCGCAGCGTGTTCTCGTATTCCTGACGGTTCAGTCGTCGCCGCGTCGCCCGCCCTTGCGCCTTCGTCTGGGCCAGTTCGGCCGACGTGATCGCCTCGGCAACTCCGCGAATCAGTGCCTCCCGGTCCGCCGGCTTGAGCGGCTCCGCGTCCTTCGGCGGCATCTCGCCGTTCCGGACACGGTCATGAATCCGCACCCAAACCTCGGCGTTGCGCGGATCGCCCGGATTCAGCGGCAGGGCCGAAAGGTCGAGCTGCCCCGATTTGTCGTCGGCATTATGACACTCGACGCAGCTCGATTTGACGATCGACGGCACGTCGGCCCAAACCGATGCACAGCTGGCGAAGACGAGGATCGCAAAAGCACAGCGCATGGATGGAGGGACTTCCAGCGGAATGCGGCGGCAGGTGGGAAGGCGAAACAGGCGGGGCCTCTCCGGTAGCTTACCCCGCCCCCGAGGCATGGGCCAGCACCGTCCGCGATCCTTCCCTCCCGGTCGTGGCCCTGTCCAGTCGGCTCTTCCCCCGTGCCGAGACGCTGGCCCCGCTGGTAATCTGGCGAGCATGGCAAAACGTCTTGAACAGGTGAAGCCCTGGCAGGTGGCGCTCTTCATGGCGCTCAACGGCGTCGGCTTCCTGGTCTTCTGGGTGCTGGCAATCAGCCCGGAAGATGCGGCCGCCGGCGGCACGATCGCCCTCGTTGCCGTCGTCGCTGTTGGGATCCTGCTGACGTTCGTCGTACTGGCTGCCAGAAAGTCCCCCCCGCCGGGCGATCGGCCAACGGAACGAAGCTGACGCATCAACCGCCCGTCAATTCACCGGCTTCTTCGACATCCGCAGCTTCACGGTCGCGGCTCCCGGAGCGGGGTCTCCCAGCTGGATCGTCGCCCCCCAATTCTCTCCTTTGATTTTCGTCACCGGCCGCTTCCGCTTTTTGTCCGCCCCCGGCGGTCCCTGGATCTCCACCACGTCCATCTTCCAGGAACCGAAACCGACCTTCAGCGGATACGTCTCCGTCAGGTCCGGCTGCGTGGAGTCCGCGGTCGTTTCCTTCCACTGCAGGTCCCATCGCTCCCCGTTCACGAGCACGTAAGGTCCCTTGCCGTCCGAGCGCCCGGGCTTTTTGGATTCGTGGTGCCTCAGCGCCAGCCCGGCCGGACCGACCAGGATGTCATCCCGCCCCTCGACCACGATCTCCACCTCAAACTCATCGATGGTCGGCGCAAAAGGGTCAGCAGGATCGTAGAGCTGGGTCGGCACCAGGCGGGGTGCGTCTTTCAGCGAAACCTGCTCGTGACCGGCGGCGATCTGCTCGTCCTTGCGGCGGACGACGTAGTTGATCGGAACGCTCTCCACCACGGGCTCCACCGAGAACACGTCGATCACGTCGCCGGCCGAAAACGAGAGGGCCGATCCATCGTCCCAGCGGATGTCCGCGAGGTTCGAGAGTTCCCCCGTGAACTTCCTCCCGGAATTCAGCGCCACGATCGGCGTCGCAGCGCGGCCCTCAATCCGCCGCAGAGCGCTCAGTGCCAGCTCGCGTCCTCCCACCTTGATTCTCCGGTCATCCACCTCGGCCGAGCGCGTTTTCCCTCCCGCTCGCGAAACGAGTCGCAGCTTCGTGTTCGTCGATTTCGGGTCGACGAGTGCAGCCCGCGTCGTGGCAATCGACCCGTCGAACTTCGCCGTGACCGTCCGCTCGCGGGCGCCGGAGTCGATAATCCACTC contains:
- a CDS encoding DUF1592 domain-containing protein: MRCAFAILVFASCASVWADVPSIVKSSCVECHNADDKSGQLDLSALPLNPGDPRNAEVWVRIHDRVRNGEMPPKDAEPLKPADREALIRGVAEAITSAELAQTKAQGRATRRRLNRQEYENTLRDLLDAPWLQIRTVLPEDAIAHGYNRIGDALDVSHVQMARYLEAADLALNAVVVSSLEKPAPTVKRYYARDQSSFARKFNFTQFNTAPERATFPVLGFEGQPDVRRGDAPATVGEKDPAVRELEGVGLVHGAYEPVEPKFNRFDAPVSGRYKLRFMAHSVWVGPNGANANLKDPKKTYPKWFVPDLDHVEKGRRSEPVTIYSEMPPRQLRRLGDFDITPEPAVHEMEVDLLAGETIRPDASRLFRSRPGEGRWQNPLAEQDGQPGVCYRWLEVEGPLNETWPPRGHQLLFGDLPVSKSGKSVTVVSKDEAGDSRRLLARFAERAYRRPVAEEEKLRFLPVIERQLSEGASFKDAMIAGYTAILCSPEFTTCHAEPGKLDDFALASRLSYFLWNTEPDHELRELAERGELRNASTLRAQTKRLIGDARSRRFVESYLDYWLDLRKILDNNPDGALYGDYYLDDWLTDSALEETRLFFGEMLKANLPARTVAASDFTFVNERLAKHYGLEPMEGCEFRKVTLPEGCLRGGLLTQASILTVTANGTSTSPVVRGAWVMSRILGKPPAKPPAVPAVEPDLRGATTIREQLAKHRDQASCAACHKDIDPPGFALESFDVAGGFRTKYRAQAAKKEDRVAGFAKSGQAFQFQEGLPVDSSGQLAGGEAFRDIQEFKMLLLADERQLARNLVNQLAVYATGAPIRFSDRAVVETILDQTQANGYRTADVIHALVQSSLFREK
- a CDS encoding S1C family serine protease translates to MALALLAVVFGGVADAADRHDIVTRGKQATALVDLGIEGSGSAFCVDTSGIFVTCAHVVESRSPGETVRLVLNSGQSNEVVGEARVVASDRESDVAILQWRDPPRLTALELADPKDLKETARVTVFGYPFGLLLAASGERYPSISVTGGSISALRQQAGELAAIQIDAAVNPGNSGGPLLNAKGDVIGIVAAANPVARIAIAVSSRWAKSLMSKPAILLNVPETSYAERTAEIDLIAEAVSLSGETAPDAIEWIIDSGARERTVTAKFDGSIATTRAALVDPKSTNTKLRLVSRAGGKTRSAEVDDRRIKVGGRELALSALRRIEGRAATPIVALNSGRKFTGELSNLADIRWDDGSALSFSAGDVIDVFSVEPVVESVPINYVVRRKDEQIAAGHEQVSLKDAPRLVPTQLYDPADPFAPTIDEFEVEIVVEGRDDILVGPAGLALRHHESKKPGRSDGKGPYVLVNGERWDLQWKETTADSTQPDLTETYPLKVGFGSWKMDVVEIQGPPGADKKRKRPVTKIKGENWGATIQLGDPAPGAATVKLRMSKKPVN